Proteins encoded in a region of the Uloborus diversus isolate 005 chromosome 1, Udiv.v.3.1, whole genome shotgun sequence genome:
- the LOC129223117 gene encoding protein ABHD11-like, whose product MASYTPIKLAHYIAEPENGTDAQLSPIIFLHGLTATKEIWEKIPQIVASKTKRRAYVVDQRNHGDTEWTDLFNFDILTDDLLHFMDEKGIEKAVLIGHSMGGVVALKAALKHPEKVEALIVEDMIVGKLPNDRLKFLKSMLHKSREFVQKIPIEVDESQAVSLYRDFLQEIAKTASENIKRQIKKRDTGPDYLRLRRDENGRWDFKSNYIGIIKALSDPDNLVSDPEGTYNGPACFIYGTLSHLPIPANEPQIKKHFPNAELVPIEGATHHITADCPEELTKAFLEFISSIS is encoded by the exons ATGGCAAG TTACACTCCGATAAAACTAGCCCATTATATTGCTGAGCCAGAAAATGGAACAGATGCCCAACTGTCACCAATCATTTTCCTTCATGGACTAACTGCAACAAAAGAAATATGGGAGAAAATTCCTCAAATAGTAGCATCCAAAACGAAAAGGAGA GCATATGTCGTTGATCAACGAAATCATGGAGATACTGAATGGACGGATTTATTCAACTTTGACATACTAACAGACGACTTGTTACATTTTATGGATGAAAAAGGGATTGAAAAAGCAGTGCTTATTGGACACAGTATGGGAGGAGTAGTAGCCTTAAAGGCAGCTCTAAAACAT cCTGAAAAAGTTGAAGCATTGATTGTAGAAGATATGATTGTTGGAAAACTACCCAATGACAGATTGAAGTTCCTGAAGTCAATGTTACATAAAAGTCGtgaatttgttcaaaaaataccaaTAGAAGTTGATGAAAGTCAAGCCGTTTCATTATATAGAGACTTTctgcaagaaatagcaaaaacGGCTTCAGAAAACATA aaaagaCAAATAAAGAAGAGAGACACTGGTCCGGACTATTTAAGACTCAGGCGCGATGAAAACGGTCGATGGGACTTCAAAAGCAATTACATTGGAATAATTAAAGCTCTTAGTGATCCGGATAACTTGGTGTCAGATCCTGAAGGAACTTATAATGGACCAGCGTGCTTCATTTATGGAACTTTATCACATTTGCCAAT ACCAGCAAATGAACCTCAGATTAAGAAGCACTTTCCTAATGCTGAATTGGTGCCAATTGAAGGAGCAACACATCATATTACTGCTGATTGCCCAGAAGAATTGACAAAGGCCTTTTTGGAATTTATATCAAGCATTTCATAg